The following are from one region of the Corynebacterium hindlerae genome:
- a CDS encoding DUF2304 domain-containing protein, whose amino-acid sequence MTIVIQILLLLATAFLVLYFLGNRRKARAKAGVKLGFLLFILACIWAVLRPDDLTVVANWVGVSRGTDLLLYALVVAFMFTTLSSYVRFREQELRYARLARAIALKNAVKPEEELS is encoded by the coding sequence ATGACCATTGTGATTCAGATTCTGCTGCTGCTAGCGACTGCGTTTTTGGTGCTCTATTTCCTGGGCAACCGTCGTAAAGCACGTGCGAAGGCTGGCGTGAAGCTGGGCTTTTTGTTGTTCATCTTGGCTTGTATCTGGGCTGTTCTCCGCCCCGATGATCTGACCGTGGTGGCCAACTGGGTGGGCGTTTCCCGTGGCACCGATCTGCTGCTCTACGCCCTGGTCGTGGCATTCATGTTCACCACCTTGTCCTCCTACGTGCGCTTTCGTGAGCAGGAGCTGCGCTACGCGCGCCTTGCCCGCGCCATCGCGCTGAAGAATGCTGTGAAGCCGGAAGAAGAACTGAGCTAA
- a CDS encoding DsbA family protein — MSRTRVALLVVIGVLLGSVFGLGGFILGERSATSQFIAENPSSATAINAKLAKVQAGTGDRTAKPLADGTYNALIQGPSGEIKSQADIEKIHRRNPEDPFAIGALDAPVVISEFSDFECPFCARYSTQTEGRILTDYVEKGLVRIEWNDLPINGPDADAAARAGRAAAEQNKFHEFKSALFAESAKQNGHPGFGQADFERFAQAAGVPDMDKFKADATSDKYDQAIEQAKKYGGGIGISGTPAFLIGTKFVSGAQPWEVFESALNEQLAATVK; from the coding sequence ATGTCCCGCACGCGTGTTGCCCTGCTTGTTGTTATTGGTGTGCTTTTGGGTTCGGTGTTTGGCCTCGGTGGCTTCATCTTGGGCGAACGCTCCGCGACATCCCAGTTCATCGCCGAAAACCCCTCATCCGCCACGGCCATCAACGCGAAACTGGCGAAGGTGCAGGCCGGCACCGGTGACCGCACCGCCAAGCCGCTTGCCGACGGCACCTATAACGCGCTGATCCAAGGCCCCAGCGGGGAGATCAAGTCCCAAGCAGACATTGAAAAGATCCACCGCCGCAACCCGGAGGATCCTTTCGCTATCGGTGCCCTCGACGCCCCTGTAGTGATCTCCGAGTTTTCCGATTTTGAGTGCCCATTCTGCGCTCGCTACTCCACCCAAACCGAGGGGCGCATCCTCACTGATTACGTGGAGAAGGGCCTCGTCCGCATCGAGTGGAATGACCTGCCTATCAACGGGCCGGATGCCGACGCTGCTGCCCGGGCTGGGCGCGCCGCTGCCGAGCAGAACAAGTTCCACGAATTCAAGTCTGCGTTATTCGCCGAGTCTGCGAAGCAAAACGGGCACCCTGGCTTCGGTCAGGCCGACTTTGAGCGCTTTGCCCAGGCTGCCGGCGTTCCTGATATGGACAAATTCAAGGCAGACGCCACTTCAGACAAGTATGACCAGGCCATCGAGCAGGCCAAGAAATACGGCGGCGGGATCGGTATTTCTGGCACCCCAGCGTTTTTGATCGGCACTAAGTTTGTCTCTGGCGCCCAGCCGTGGGAAGTGTTTGAATCTGCCCTGAATGAGCAGCTGGCTGCCACGGTTAAGTAG
- a CDS encoding HNH endonuclease signature motif containing protein — protein sequence MQELQAALTIIRGEGHVIDVTNPFEVEGAVADLVQIREAVARLETSLASHLDLEGLGRAGVHPRHAKTLLRRADSRWDDGVDADHQDEILRALTSLSPASNRRDEIYDAASTEVQGYNRPTSPEQTWRFTRDQVVQENQRLAKDPLQARVQRRFTLGKPDEHGGAKFSGYTTPETGALLEALMNQAFSTTPRADGDLRTVRQRQHDAFAEVVRWASSNRVNNTGHASLVVSITEDDELDLANRFPTNTHFELNLLEILALGNDNITDYIAVHNHHGAVVQLVTGNRSVTFAQRVALLAEQLVCQYPGCDEVAGRCDGHHVIPWSQCQETALDNIALMCRKHHRRNRDDRSGPHMRKDHRGCRFADHAGEAENNSPAAKKAAGRKLRRRYSLK from the coding sequence ATGCAAGAACTGCAAGCAGCATTAACAATAATTCGGGGCGAAGGACACGTCATTGACGTCACTAACCCTTTCGAAGTCGAGGGGGCTGTCGCTGATTTGGTGCAAATCCGAGAGGCCGTCGCCCGTTTGGAGACCTCGCTCGCCAGCCATCTCGATCTAGAAGGCCTCGGCAGGGCCGGGGTTCATCCACGGCATGCTAAGACGCTCCTCCGGCGTGCCGATTCGCGGTGGGACGACGGCGTCGACGCCGACCACCAAGACGAAATCTTGCGCGCCCTCACCAGCCTGTCGCCAGCGTCGAACCGGCGAGATGAAATCTACGACGCAGCTTCCACAGAAGTTCAGGGCTACAACCGCCCCACGTCACCTGAGCAAACCTGGCGCTTTACCCGCGACCAGGTTGTGCAGGAAAACCAGCGCCTGGCCAAAGATCCCCTCCAGGCGCGCGTGCAACGCCGGTTCACACTCGGCAAGCCCGATGAACATGGTGGCGCCAAGTTCTCCGGATACACCACGCCGGAAACCGGGGCCCTCCTGGAAGCACTCATGAACCAAGCTTTCAGCACCACCCCAAGAGCCGACGGCGACCTCCGCACCGTGCGGCAACGCCAACATGACGCTTTCGCGGAAGTCGTCCGCTGGGCTAGCAGCAACCGTGTCAACAACACCGGGCACGCCAGCCTCGTTGTCTCCATCACGGAAGATGACGAACTCGACCTGGCCAACCGGTTCCCCACCAACACCCATTTCGAGCTCAACCTGCTGGAAATCCTGGCGCTCGGAAACGATAACATCACTGACTATATCGCCGTACACAACCATCACGGCGCGGTTGTTCAGCTGGTCACCGGCAACAGAAGCGTCACCTTCGCCCAGCGGGTCGCCCTTTTAGCGGAGCAACTCGTCTGCCAGTACCCCGGCTGCGACGAGGTCGCCGGGCGCTGCGACGGCCACCATGTCATCCCGTGGTCCCAGTGCCAGGAAACTGCGCTGGACAACATCGCCCTGATGTGTCGCAAGCACCACCGCAGGAACCGGGACGACAGATCCGGGCCCCACATGCGAAAAGACCACCGCGGATGTCGCTTTGCAGACCACGCGGGTGAGGCAGAAAATAATTCCCCCGCAGCAAAGAAAGCAGCGGGCAGGAAACTCAGGCGGCGCTATTCCCTGAAGTAG
- a CDS encoding GDP-mannose 4,6-dehydratase, which produces MRALVTGGAGFIGSHLTDLLIEKGHDVVVVDNLSRGNVRNLEAAQATGKCLFVEADILELDFDKFLGEHRPEVIFHLAAQIDVRESVKNPVHDATTNIISTIRIAEAARRNSVRKIVFTSSGGSIYGTPETFPVDESFPIDPHSPYAASKSAGEIYLNTFRHLYGLECAHIAPANVYGPRQDPHGEAGVVAIFSQRLLAGEPTKVFGDGGNTRDYVYVGDVVRAFYLAAGSKGGGMRFNIGTSVETSDRELHTLVAQAAGAPDDPEFAPARLGDVPRSALAYSRAREVLGWEPEVSIEEGVRRTVDYFRE; this is translated from the coding sequence ATGCGTGCATTAGTTACCGGCGGTGCCGGCTTCATTGGTTCTCATTTGACGGATCTTCTGATTGAGAAGGGCCACGATGTTGTTGTGGTCGATAACCTATCCCGTGGCAATGTGAGGAACCTGGAGGCTGCGCAGGCCACCGGCAAATGCCTGTTTGTTGAGGCGGACATCCTGGAACTGGACTTTGACAAGTTCTTGGGCGAGCATCGCCCGGAAGTGATTTTCCACCTGGCTGCGCAGATTGATGTGCGGGAATCGGTGAAGAATCCGGTGCACGACGCCACTACCAATATCATTTCCACGATCCGCATTGCGGAAGCCGCTCGGAGGAATAGCGTCCGCAAGATCGTGTTCACCTCTTCCGGTGGTTCGATTTATGGCACGCCGGAGACGTTCCCGGTGGACGAGTCGTTCCCGATTGATCCGCATTCGCCTTATGCGGCGTCTAAAAGCGCTGGCGAAATCTACCTGAACACGTTCCGTCACCTGTATGGGCTGGAGTGCGCGCATATTGCTCCGGCGAATGTGTACGGTCCGCGGCAGGATCCGCACGGCGAGGCCGGTGTGGTGGCGATTTTCTCGCAGCGGCTACTGGCGGGCGAGCCGACCAAGGTGTTCGGTGACGGTGGCAACACCCGCGACTACGTCTACGTTGGTGACGTGGTGCGGGCGTTCTACCTGGCTGCGGGTTCCAAGGGGGGCGGCATGCGGTTCAATATCGGAACCTCTGTGGAGACGAGCGACCGGGAGCTGCACACGCTGGTGGCGCAGGCTGCGGGCGCGCCGGATGACCCGGAGTTTGCCCCGGCACGGCTTGGCGACGTCCCTCGTTCCGCCCTCGCTTATTCCCGCGCGCGTGAGGTGCTCGGATGGGAGCCTGAAGTGTCCATTGAAGAGGGCGTTCGCCGTACGGTGGACTACTTCAGGGAATAG